A single window of Sulfurovum sp. UBA12169 DNA harbors:
- a CDS encoding DNA-binding response regulator, translating into MKILIVDDEMLALARLERMLNTLGYMDIVECETAEAAVDLVRQFHFDLVLLDINIPQTNGLELGYELRYHRTDLAIIFQTAYSEHALKAFDIGAAGYLVKPYSIQQLQNNIERINTQRKNDTTFRLMSKAGESYYLLDPKEIYYIKADLTEVVLRSSKGFSYCTQKISDLEKKLAAYNFVRIHRSYLINLDKIKEIKTIEQSKLCFFFHDITDKVESSKDGAKNFRNLFFI; encoded by the coding sequence ATGAAAATACTCATCGTAGATGATGAAATGTTGGCATTGGCCCGGCTTGAAAGAATGCTTAATACTCTTGGCTATATGGATATTGTAGAGTGTGAAACCGCCGAGGCGGCAGTTGATCTTGTGAGGCAATTTCATTTTGATCTTGTGCTGCTTGATATCAATATACCGCAAACAAACGGCCTTGAACTTGGATATGAGCTTCGCTATCACCGAACAGATCTTGCCATTATTTTTCAAACGGCTTACAGCGAACATGCACTAAAGGCCTTTGATATTGGTGCAGCAGGCTATCTGGTTAAGCCTTACAGTATCCAGCAGTTGCAAAACAATATTGAGCGCATTAATACGCAAAGAAAAAATGATACAACCTTTAGACTGATGAGCAAAGCAGGAGAGAGTTATTATCTTCTTGATCCCAAAGAGATTTATTATATCAAGGCAGATCTTACGGAAGTTGTTTTGCGTTCGTCGAAAGGGTTTTCGTATTGTACGCAAAAAATATCTGATCTCGAAAAAAAGCTTGCAGCCTATAATTTTGTACGGATACATCGTTCTTATTTGATCAATCTTGATAAAATCAAAGAGATAAAAACTATCGAACAGAGCAAGTTGTGTTTTTTCTTTCATGATATAACCGATAAAGTTGAATCAAGCAAAGACGGAGCAAAAAATTTTAGAAATCTATTTTTTATATAA
- a CDS encoding sensor histidine kinase translates to MHDIALRIKVTDWLYILMIGIFFAALLSMLGYILLGHSWVSGIQYGAALGFMIALFSLVSVSFMNQIILPKMHKRYWLSMAMVFSFFSGFFGTIAGTLAAKKISIEIVPPLDINLTNIAVAIGVLTYIFGALLYRFVKMRNEKEAVDHCYVQSRLRSLETQLNPHFLFNALNSVAELIHCDPFKAEEALLRMSAFLRNTMKEQALVFLEEELQNVQDYIALENIRFSGRIHWKQEENIPALRLPKFSIQLLVENAIKHGMKTQKSLHISLYFDEEKKQLMVKNDGEPMRSTSFGIGLNNLNQRLMLLCEGYLEAAQTNPPIFIIHLGGCYENTHRR, encoded by the coding sequence ATGCATGATATTGCTTTACGCATTAAAGTGACTGACTGGCTGTATATTTTGATGATCGGCATTTTTTTTGCTGCGTTGCTCTCTATGCTGGGATACATACTTTTGGGGCATTCTTGGGTATCGGGCATACAGTATGGGGCTGCCCTTGGTTTTATGATTGCATTGTTTTCTTTAGTGTCTGTTTCGTTTATGAATCAAATCATTTTACCCAAGATGCATAAAAGATATTGGTTATCTATGGCAATGGTTTTCTCTTTTTTTTCAGGCTTTTTTGGTACGATTGCAGGCACGCTGGCAGCCAAAAAAATCAGTATAGAGATCGTGCCGCCGCTGGATATCAATCTGACCAATATTGCTGTAGCAATAGGCGTATTGACCTATATTTTCGGAGCGCTGCTGTATCGTTTTGTTAAAATGCGCAATGAAAAAGAGGCAGTAGATCATTGTTATGTGCAAAGCCGTTTGCGCTCGCTGGAAACACAGCTTAATCCGCATTTTTTGTTTAATGCGCTTAATTCGGTTGCAGAACTGATTCATTGCGATCCGTTTAAAGCAGAAGAAGCTTTGCTGAGAATGTCTGCTTTTTTGCGTAATACCATGAAAGAGCAGGCGCTTGTTTTTCTTGAAGAAGAGTTGCAAAATGTACAAGATTATATCGCATTGGAAAATATACGGTTTTCGGGTAGAATTCATTGGAAGCAGGAAGAAAATATTCCTGCGTTGCGATTGCCTAAATTTTCGATTCAGCTGTTAGTAGAAAATGCGATCAAGCACGGCATGAAAACACAAAAATCATTGCATATTTCGCTCTATTTTGATGAAGAAAAAAAACAATTGATGGTCAAAAATGACGGAGAACCGATGCGTTCAACCTCTTTTGGAATCGGATTGAACAATCTAAACCAAAGGCTTATGCTTTTATGCGAAGGATATCTGGAGGCTGCACAGACGAATCCGCCTATTTTTATTATTCATCTTGGAGGATGTTATGAAAATACTCATCGTAGATGA
- a CDS encoding phytoene dehydrogenase — translation MIDYAVVGSGIGGSTIAAYLDAKGFETVLFEKEPYLGGCSSSFSHRGFLYNTGATTLVGYQEGHHVKSMFDAIDFVPDLMISDPSIVVVQNGKVTPRHKNLETFLSAVKQNYPHPKHDEFWSLVKQIGEQFYAVSGYYYSNRTLFKKCVSLMSYLPLMVRFQRYLRTDAYRFIKNFYGDISQEYMQFLEAQILIVAQASSRKINFLTAALSLGYTFNETHYVPGGFSRLFDQMTSKMKNIRRKTEIKKITKEADYYALHTKNETVYAKNVILNTTVYDSAKLFDDRRIKKYYETYEKLDNHQSSFMLYMTIKSEKKFQHHYQLIQNEPFVHTLSNAVFVSFSDPSDTLLCKDGYRSITASVHTDTRWWEEKETYSFKKNALKDALTKSICDMLDIKEEQIVHRFAATPKTFKRYINRSQLGGNAVTMENFLPTLPGNDTPIKGLYQVGDTVYAAQGWPGVMLGVENLRRLLHA, via the coding sequence ATGATTGATTATGCTGTGGTGGGATCGGGTATAGGAGGCAGTACGATTGCAGCTTATCTTGATGCTAAAGGATTTGAAACGGTTTTGTTTGAAAAAGAACCCTATCTTGGCGGATGCAGTTCATCATTTTCGCATAGGGGGTTTTTATACAATACGGGCGCAACAACTCTTGTAGGATACCAAGAAGGGCATCATGTCAAATCCATGTTTGATGCGATTGATTTTGTGCCTGATCTTATGATCAGTGATCCCTCTATTGTCGTCGTGCAAAACGGCAAAGTCACACCAAGACACAAGAATCTTGAGACGTTTTTGTCCGCAGTAAAACAAAACTATCCGCATCCCAAACATGACGAATTTTGGTCTTTGGTAAAACAGATAGGAGAACAGTTTTATGCTGTAAGTGGATACTATTACAGCAATCGGACATTGTTTAAAAAATGCGTTTCGCTGATGAGCTATTTGCCTTTAATGGTGAGATTTCAGCGCTATTTGCGTACAGATGCCTATCGTTTCATCAAGAATTTTTACGGAGACATCTCCCAAGAGTATATGCAGTTCCTCGAAGCGCAGATTCTTATTGTGGCGCAGGCTTCTTCCCGTAAGATAAATTTTTTGACCGCTGCGTTGTCTTTGGGGTATACGTTTAACGAAACCCATTATGTGCCGGGGGGCTTTAGCCGGCTGTTTGATCAAATGACATCCAAAATGAAGAACATTAGACGCAAAACAGAGATAAAAAAAATTACAAAAGAGGCCGATTATTATGCGCTGCACACCAAAAATGAAACCGTTTATGCAAAAAATGTGATACTCAATACAACAGTCTACGATAGTGCAAAACTTTTTGACGATCGACGAATAAAAAAATATTATGAAACATATGAAAAACTCGACAATCATCAAAGTTCATTTATGCTTTACATGACTATTAAAAGCGAGAAAAAGTTTCAGCATCATTATCAGCTGATACAAAACGAGCCTTTTGTGCATACGCTTTCGAATGCAGTGTTTGTCTCTTTCTCTGATCCGAGCGATACGCTATTATGCAAAGACGGCTATCGCAGCATCACGGCATCCGTTCATACCGATACAAGATGGTGGGAAGAAAAAGAAACCTACAGTTTTAAAAAAAATGCACTTAAAGACGCGCTGACAAAGTCTATCTGTGATATGCTCGATATCAAAGAGGAGCAGATCGTTCACCGGTTTGCAGCCACGCCAAAAACATTCAAGCGTTATATTAACCGTTCGCAATTGGGAGGCAATGCTGTTACAATGGAGAATTTTTTACCTACACTTCCCGGTAATGATACACCCATAAAAGGACTTTATCAGGTGGGAGATACTGTCTATGCCGCACAAGGATGGCCCGGCGTGATGCTGGGTGTTGAAAATCTTAGAAGGCTGCTGCATGCATGA
- a CDS encoding ferrochelatase codes for MKRAILLMNMGGPNNLDEVEVFLNNMFNDKRIIAAPAPIRKLIAKIITWKRKEEAKSNYAALGGKSPIIGYTENLVSKLQSVVDASVHMVMRYTPPFASDILKNLKDADEIYAIPLYPHYSSTTTLSSMDDLYSALKHHGIKAKIKTVDHYYSHPDYITAITERIKEALKGCDAGEFELVFSAHGLPKKIIEKGDSYQLHIKRNLFYARKALAKEGIYFYKTHLAYQSRLGPLEWIKPYLSDKLKSLKMKKVIIYPIAFTIDNSETEFELNIEYRDIAQEMGFEEYRVAKAPNDHPAFVECIAKLYTSMKTPV; via the coding sequence ATGAAGCGTGCTATTTTGCTGATGAATATGGGGGGACCCAATAACTTAGATGAGGTAGAAGTTTTTTTAAACAACATGTTTAATGACAAGCGCATTATTGCCGCTCCTGCACCAATCAGGAAGCTGATCGCTAAAATTATTACATGGAAACGAAAAGAGGAAGCAAAGAGCAATTATGCGGCACTCGGAGGCAAATCGCCGATTATTGGCTATACCGAAAATCTTGTTTCAAAACTGCAATCTGTCGTTGATGCGTCGGTGCATATGGTGATGCGCTATACGCCGCCGTTTGCAAGCGATATACTCAAAAATCTAAAAGATGCCGATGAGATCTACGCGATACCGCTCTATCCGCATTACTCTTCAACGACAACGCTTTCTTCTATGGATGATTTGTATAGTGCGCTAAAACATCATGGCATTAAGGCAAAAATCAAAACAGTAGATCATTACTACAGCCATCCTGATTATATTACTGCAATTACTGAGCGTATCAAGGAGGCATTGAAGGGGTGCGATGCGGGCGAATTTGAGCTTGTCTTTTCTGCACACGGATTGCCCAAAAAGATCATAGAAAAAGGGGATAGCTATCAGCTTCATATCAAACGCAATCTTTTTTATGCACGTAAAGCGCTGGCCAAAGAAGGAATCTATTTTTATAAAACCCATCTTGCCTATCAGTCTCGTCTTGGGCCGCTTGAGTGGATCAAGCCTTATTTGAGCGACAAGCTCAAAAGTTTAAAAATGAAAAAGGTCATTATCTACCCTATCGCATTTACGATCGATAACTCCGAAACCGAATTTGAGCTGAATATCGAATATCGCGATATTGCACAAGAGATGGGATTTGAAGAGTACCGTGTTGCAAAAGCACCCAATGATCATCCTGCTTTTGTCGAATGTATTGCTAAACTTTATACAAGCATGAAAACGCCGGTATGA
- a CDS encoding TIGR01777 family protein translates to MKIAITGASGFVGTALQQIFFDCVIIHRNDDQEAILKKLRGVDIVINLAGAPIIKRWSDPYKEILQKSRIETTKTLVQAINQSEVSHFISTSAIGIYPDNQKCDESCTQTADDFLGNLARRWEEEAFLCNKPTAILRFGVVLGKEGGALAQMLTPFRLGVGGIIADGKMMTSWIDIEDLMGIYRFLIDHRLTGIYNAVSPHPVSNYVFTKALGKVLRRPTILPIPKFVLRIMYGEAASVLTGSKEVYPKALMDQGFTFTFPNIDEALEHIAGS, encoded by the coding sequence ATGAAAATAGCAATCACAGGAGCAAGCGGATTTGTAGGTACAGCGTTGCAGCAAATATTTTTTGATTGTGTCATAATTCATCGAAATGACGATCAGGAAGCTATTTTAAAAAAACTCCGAGGTGTTGACATAGTGATCAATCTTGCCGGCGCCCCCATCATAAAGCGATGGAGCGATCCTTACAAGGAGATATTGCAAAAAAGCAGAATCGAAACAACCAAAACACTGGTGCAGGCAATCAATCAAAGCGAAGTATCTCATTTTATCTCAACTTCCGCCATAGGTATTTACCCCGATAACCAAAAATGCGATGAGTCGTGCACGCAAACGGCCGATGATTTTTTGGGGAATTTGGCCCGCCGCTGGGAAGAAGAGGCCTTTTTATGCAACAAGCCTACGGCAATACTGCGTTTTGGAGTGGTTCTTGGCAAAGAGGGCGGAGCATTGGCACAAATGCTTACGCCGTTTCGGTTGGGGGTAGGCGGCATCATTGCAGACGGAAAGATGATGACAAGCTGGATAGACATAGAGGATCTGATGGGAATTTACCGGTTTTTAATAGACCATCGGCTTACCGGCATTTATAACGCGGTCTCTCCCCATCCTGTAAGCAATTATGTTTTTACCAAAGCGCTAGGAAAAGTACTTCGAAGGCCGACTATTCTGCCGATACCCAAGTTTGTATTGAGAATCATGTACGGCGAAGCCGCTTCGGTACTGACAGGATCAAAAGAGGTTTATCCCAAAGCTTTGATGGATCAAGGATTTACCTTTACGTTTCCAAATATTGATGAGGCGCTTGAACATATCGCAGGATCATAG
- a CDS encoding mitomycin resistance protein: MNPSKVSRENVSKMTDLPNVGKIVAHDLASIGITCPEDLIGQDPYALYVLFCRTFKEKQDPCTLDVLMSITDFMNGNEPRPWWDYTPLRKKRYGENIIIALD, encoded by the coding sequence ATGAATCCTTCCAAAGTTAGTCGAGAAAACGTCTCAAAGATGACCGACCTACCCAATGTCGGCAAGATAGTCGCCCATGATCTTGCATCCATCGGCATTACCTGTCCTGAAGATCTTATCGGCCAAGACCCTTACGCGCTTTATGTGTTGTTTTGCCGCACCTTCAAAGAAAAACAAGATCCCTGCACACTTGATGTGCTGATGTCTATCACTGATTTTATGAACGGGAATGAACCCAGGCCATGGTGGGACTACACTCCTCTAAGAAAAAAACGCTATGGCGAAAACATCATTATTGCCCTAGACTGA
- a CDS encoding lipocalin, with protein sequence MRMILFIAMFLLGGCVERPEKVMPVKEFELSRYLGTWYEIARLDHSFERGLEQISATYSLREDGGVKVINRGFDTKSKHWKEAEGKAYFVETPDTGFLKVSFFGPFYGSYIIFDLDYGRYSLISGPDLSYLWILSRTPVLDEETKRYLIKKAKAAGFDTDKLIFVEHAKTHTSANNTSPLYLQDR encoded by the coding sequence ATGCGTATGATACTGTTTATAGCAATGTTTTTATTGGGAGGATGTGTAGAGAGGCCTGAAAAAGTGATGCCCGTGAAGGAATTTGAGCTTTCGCGCTACCTTGGCACATGGTATGAGATCGCAAGGCTTGATCATTCATTTGAAAGAGGGCTGGAGCAGATAAGCGCAACGTATAGTTTGAGGGAAGACGGAGGAGTGAAGGTCATCAACAGAGGGTTTGATACAAAGTCTAAACATTGGAAAGAAGCCGAAGGGAAAGCGTATTTCGTTGAAACTCCCGATACGGGCTTTTTGAAGGTTTCTTTCTTTGGCCCATTTTACGGCTCTTATATCATCTTCGATCTTGACTATGGGCGATACTCGCTTATCAGCGGGCCTGATCTCTCTTATCTTTGGATACTCTCTCGAACGCCGGTTTTGGATGAAGAAACCAAGCGTTATTTGATAAAAAAAGCCAAGGCGGCAGGGTTTGATACGGATAAATTGATTTTTGTAGAACATGCAAAAACTCACACATCGGCAAACAACACATCGCCGTTATACTTACAGGACAGATAA
- a CDS encoding ABC transporter, with translation MQKLYSPLRIWRVFTVLLTLYLLIKKRSSFLFVRALSPEQLVGRITHLGASFIKLAQVLATRNDFFTPEYLVKLKTLHDELPPMSQAQMQGVFDRAFAQNPFYRFEKTPIASASIGQVHEAWLDEKTRVAVKLRREGIAKQVKADILILRMFNGLFRPLFSHYTKHSIESVIAEFASMILKEVSLNQERENLIKFSKMYEDMKIRFPKVYGYISSDDALVMSFEEGYRFDDQEALQKHNIAIKPLIKTLVGFYTEQMLVKGFFHADPHPGNLLVSKEGQLILLDFGMVKSVPNETRIAIIELIKAANEEDYERYISACKRLGTVAYDAPTSELAEFTQRMFDIFNNDALDSSSMQKLAFDVLEQTRNLPFKLPQEAIYILRVSAIIEGLGTTYIENFNGIKDILPILQQNIPRALGAGESIIEMIIDEFKSLPMDIRAFKTTLYRMSEGELSVELSKPQLETLKKSLKESLSPVIIGIIFLLSAIFVLLLDCSLEPFAAVLFGIGLIRLIFR, from the coding sequence ATGCAAAAACTCTATTCGCCACTTCGGATATGGAGGGTTTTTACTGTTTTGCTGACGCTTTATCTGCTAATCAAAAAGCGTTCAAGCTTTCTTTTTGTGCGAGCGCTTTCGCCTGAACAGCTTGTGGGAAGGATTACCCATTTGGGTGCAAGCTTCATCAAGCTTGCCCAGGTGCTGGCAACACGTAATGATTTTTTTACGCCTGAATACCTAGTAAAGCTGAAAACACTTCATGATGAATTGCCTCCGATGAGCCAAGCGCAAATGCAGGGTGTTTTTGATCGTGCATTTGCACAGAATCCTTTTTACCGCTTTGAAAAGACACCTATCGCTTCGGCATCCATAGGTCAAGTGCATGAAGCATGGCTGGATGAAAAGACAAGAGTGGCCGTCAAGCTCAGGCGTGAAGGGATAGCCAAACAGGTTAAAGCGGATATACTGATTTTGAGAATGTTTAACGGCCTTTTCAGGCCGCTCTTCTCGCATTATACCAAGCACTCTATAGAATCGGTGATCGCGGAATTTGCCTCGATGATTCTAAAGGAAGTCAGTCTCAACCAGGAGCGTGAAAATCTCATAAAATTTTCTAAAATGTATGAAGATATGAAGATTCGCTTCCCTAAAGTATATGGATATATTTCCAGCGACGATGCGCTGGTGATGAGTTTTGAAGAGGGGTATCGATTTGATGATCAAGAAGCATTGCAAAAACACAATATTGCGATCAAGCCTCTGATAAAAACGCTGGTGGGTTTTTATACCGAACAGATGCTGGTGAAAGGTTTTTTCCATGCTGATCCCCATCCGGGAAATCTTCTTGTCTCCAAAGAGGGACAGCTGATCTTGCTTGATTTTGGCATGGTAAAGAGCGTACCCAATGAAACACGCATCGCCATTATAGAACTTATCAAGGCCGCTAACGAAGAGGATTATGAACGCTATATAAGTGCATGCAAACGTCTCGGTACGGTGGCATATGATGCTCCCACATCAGAACTCGCAGAGTTTACACAGCGTATGTTTGATATTTTCAACAACGATGCGCTTGACAGTTCAAGTATGCAGAAGTTGGCTTTTGATGTGCTTGAGCAGACAAGAAATCTTCCCTTCAAGCTCCCTCAAGAAGCGATCTATATTTTACGCGTAAGTGCTATTATTGAAGGACTGGGCACCACCTATATTGAAAATTTTAACGGTATCAAAGATATCCTGCCTATACTTCAGCAAAATATTCCAAGAGCGCTTGGCGCGGGTGAGAGCATCATTGAAATGATCATCGATGAATTTAAAAGTTTGCCCATGGACATCAGAGCATTTAAAACAACACTCTATCGCATGAGCGAAGGGGAACTCTCGGTGGAGCTTTCAAAACCGCAGCTTGAAACTTTGAAAAAATCATTAAAAGAGTCTTTGTCTCCTGTAATAATCGGGATAATATTTCTTTTGAGTGCTATTTTTGTTTTGCTTTTGGACTGTTCGCTTGAACCTTTTGCGGCGGTTCTTTTTGGAATAGGATTGATACGTTTGATATTTCGATAG
- a CDS encoding epimerase encodes MKVLLTGANGYIGRRLKQKLLNEKVPLRILVRNPKSIELNVHVRTEVFRGDTFDMQSLENALEGIDVAYYLIHSLGHENYRELDKISAQNFLDAAIKKGVKRIVYLGGLGIKEHASKHLLSRIETGEILSSRPDQIQTVWIRAGVIIGSGSASFEIIRHLVEKLPVMVTPKWVNTLAQPIGVDDVISYLNEAKDLPYDKNLVVDIGSEKMTYKEMMLGCADALGLKRFILPLPVLSIKFSSHWLNIFTPVPYNIAKSLIEGLSSEVVIQNHHAKQFFPHIHPCPFKNAVQKAIKEMEQNQIHSRWSDAGGGTDLWEQHQNDPSAAILMDRQRMEISGTSKEAVYRTFCSIGGKEGWLGYHWLWEIRGWLDKIIGGAGLKRGRRHHHKLRVGESVDFWRVEDLVENERLLLRAQMKVPGKAWLEFKIKNNELIQTAYFYPRGLWGRAYWYMMIPAHYFVFRSMIAMIVKKAQQYEQTNFSYQNHSK; translated from the coding sequence ATGAAAGTATTACTTACAGGTGCAAACGGTTATATAGGAAGACGGCTTAAGCAGAAGCTTTTAAATGAAAAAGTACCCCTAAGGATACTTGTACGCAATCCTAAAAGTATAGAGTTAAACGTTCATGTGCGTACCGAAGTATTCCGCGGAGATACTTTTGATATGCAATCTCTTGAAAATGCACTTGAGGGCATAGATGTCGCTTACTACCTTATACACTCGTTAGGGCATGAAAATTATAGAGAATTGGACAAAATAAGTGCTCAAAACTTTTTGGATGCGGCGATCAAAAAGGGTGTAAAGCGCATTGTTTATCTTGGGGGACTTGGCATCAAAGAGCATGCCAGCAAGCATCTTCTCAGCCGTATAGAAACCGGAGAGATCCTTTCAAGCAGACCTGATCAGATACAGACTGTTTGGATCCGTGCAGGCGTGATCATCGGATCGGGAAGTGCGAGTTTTGAGATCATACGGCATTTGGTGGAAAAACTTCCCGTGATGGTAACGCCCAAATGGGTCAACACGCTTGCACAACCCATAGGAGTGGATGATGTGATCTCTTATCTAAATGAAGCCAAAGACCTTCCTTATGATAAAAATTTGGTAGTAGATATCGGCAGCGAAAAGATGACCTATAAAGAGATGATGCTAGGATGTGCCGATGCATTGGGTTTGAAACGTTTCATTCTGCCGCTTCCTGTTCTTTCGATCAAGTTTTCTTCCCATTGGCTTAATATCTTTACCCCTGTCCCGTACAATATCGCCAAATCTTTGATCGAGGGGCTTTCTTCGGAGGTGGTTATTCAAAATCATCATGCAAAGCAGTTTTTTCCCCATATCCATCCATGCCCTTTTAAAAATGCCGTACAAAAAGCTATCAAAGAAATGGAACAAAATCAAATACACAGCCGTTGGAGCGATGCAGGCGGCGGCACAGATCTATGGGAGCAGCATCAGAACGATCCTTCTGCGGCCATCTTGATGGACCGTCAGCGTATGGAGATCAGTGGAACATCCAAAGAAGCAGTTTACCGCACATTTTGCTCCATTGGAGGTAAGGAAGGCTGGCTTGGATATCATTGGCTTTGGGAAATCAGAGGATGGCTCGATAAGATAATCGGCGGCGCAGGACTTAAACGCGGAAGACGCCATCATCACAAGCTGAGAGTTGGCGAGAGTGTTGATTTTTGGAGAGTGGAAGACCTGGTGGAGAATGAGCGGCTTTTGCTGCGTGCCCAGATGAAAGTACCCGGAAAAGCGTGGCTTGAATTTAAGATAAAAAATAACGAACTGATCCAGACAGCCTATTTTTATCCGCGGGGGCTTTGGGGAAGGGCGTATTGGTATATGATGATACCAGCGCATTATTTCGTGTTTCGCAGTATGATTGCAATGATAGTAAAGAAGGCACAACAGTATGAACAGACAAATTTTTCCTATCAAAATCATTCCAAATAG
- the pdxH gene encoding pyridoxamine 5'-phosphate oxidase: protein MLDLQDMRTEYKKATLDENSVPSDPLVLFEQWFKEAVDSQIIDPNTMILATSGSDNVPNIRAVLLKIFDEKGFVFFTNYNSVKAKEIAQNTHVAAEFLWLDLERQVRIKGVCEKISTTESMAYFMKRSRGSQIGAWVSDQSSVISSRKMLQMQIEKMKQKFAKGDVPLPDFWGGYRIIPSEIEFWQGRESRLHDRILYTKIDQGWRIERLAP from the coding sequence ATGTTAGATTTGCAAGATATGAGAACAGAATACAAAAAAGCTACGCTGGATGAAAACAGCGTGCCTTCCGATCCGCTGGTGTTGTTTGAGCAGTGGTTTAAAGAGGCGGTTGATTCGCAGATCATCGATCCCAATACGATGATTCTAGCAACAAGCGGAAGCGACAATGTTCCCAATATCAGGGCTGTGCTTCTCAAGATATTTGATGAAAAAGGGTTTGTTTTTTTTACCAACTATAACAGTGTCAAGGCCAAAGAGATCGCACAAAATACACATGTTGCTGCAGAATTTTTGTGGCTGGACCTAGAGCGTCAAGTCAGGATCAAAGGGGTATGCGAAAAGATCAGCACAACTGAATCGATGGCGTATTTTATGAAACGTTCCCGCGGCAGCCAGATCGGCGCTTGGGTAAGCGATCAAAGCAGCGTGATAAGTTCCAGAAAGATGCTGCAAATGCAAATCGAAAAAATGAAACAGAAATTTGCAAAAGGAGATGTGCCTCTGCCTGATTTTTGGGGAGGGTATCGGATCATCCCTTCGGAAATAGAGTTTTGGCAAGGGCGGGAAAGCCGTCTGCATGACCGTATCCTTTATACCAAGATCGATCAAGGATGGCGCATCGAACGGTTGGCCCCGTAG
- a CDS encoding deoxyribodipyrimidine photolyase: MKRILWFRRDLRREDNPLLSLDGEVLPVFIFDTNILEHLEKNDRRVSFIFQAVLKLKEALRQKDLDLKVFFGDPVEIFAYLETLGFDEVAASGDYDAYARQRDIRVSHILHFHYLHDTYIFEPNEILKEDGTPYLVFTPFYNKAKAHFSKQHLSAYAVAKGQRLFGASYEGMTVFKGQQQTCLPLAIESLGFSENIPNVESPKIKLDRLKETLHTYETDRDCMHKEATSHLSCDLRFGTISMRAVLRFLAEQKKQGVKTEPFFRQLVFRDFYAYLLYHFPYLEKENYKYRFKGIENEVKYDLFCKGMTGVPLVDAGIRELLNTGLMHNRVRMICASFFTKDLLLPWQWGEAFFAKYLLDYDAASNILSWQWSAGTGIDPQPYFRIFNPYMQSKKFDKEARYIKKWIPELAFVEAKDLHDENFLFEHQTEGYPKPVVRHKEAALRALEYFKGRLK, from the coding sequence ATGAAACGGATACTGTGGTTTCGGCGCGACTTGAGAAGAGAGGACAATCCTCTGCTCTCGCTGGACGGAGAAGTGTTGCCTGTTTTTATCTTTGATACGAATATTTTGGAACATTTGGAAAAAAATGACAGGCGCGTTTCTTTTATCTTTCAGGCTGTGCTGAAACTAAAAGAGGCGTTAAGGCAGAAAGATCTGGATCTGAAGGTGTTTTTCGGTGATCCTGTCGAGATCTTTGCGTATCTAGAAACGCTGGGGTTTGATGAAGTAGCCGCTAGCGGGGATTATGATGCATACGCCAGGCAAAGAGATATCAGGGTATCGCATATCCTTCATTTTCATTATCTTCACGATACGTACATTTTTGAGCCAAACGAGATACTCAAAGAGGATGGAACGCCTTATCTGGTCTTTACACCGTTTTACAACAAAGCAAAAGCACACTTTTCAAAACAGCATCTAAGCGCGTATGCGGTTGCCAAAGGCCAGCGGCTTTTTGGTGCTTCCTATGAGGGGATGACGGTTTTTAAAGGGCAACAGCAAACATGCCTTCCGTTGGCGATAGAATCGCTTGGCTTTAGCGAAAATATACCCAATGTCGAAAGCCCGAAGATAAAACTTGACCGTTTAAAAGAAACACTTCACACCTATGAAACCGATAGAGATTGTATGCACAAAGAGGCCACATCGCATCTGAGCTGCGATCTGCGTTTTGGTACCATTTCCATGCGTGCGGTACTGCGATTTTTAGCAGAGCAAAAAAAGCAGGGAGTGAAAACGGAGCCGTTTTTCAGGCAGCTGGTTTTTCGTGATTTTTATGCCTATCTGCTGTATCATTTCCCTTATCTGGAAAAAGAAAATTACAAATACCGCTTCAAAGGTATAGAAAATGAGGTAAAATACGATCTTTTTTGCAAAGGGATGACAGGTGTGCCCCTCGTCGACGCGGGCATAAGGGAGCTTTTAAACACAGGGTTGATGCACAACAGAGTGCGTATGATCTGCGCGTCGTTTTTTACGAAGGATCTTCTGCTGCCGTGGCAATGGGGCGAAGCGTTTTTTGCGAAATATTTGCTCGATTATGATGCGGCGTCCAACATACTTTCGTGGCAATGGAGCGCGGGGACGGGTATCGATCCGCAGCCGTATTTTCGCATCTTCAACCCTTATATGCAGAGCAAAAAATTTGACAAAGAGGCACGTTATATCAAAAAATGGATTCCTGAGCTTGCCTTTGTGGAGGCAAAAGATTTGCATGATGAAAACTTTTTGTTCGAACATCAGACAGAAGGGTATCCAAAACCCGTTGTACGTCACAAAGAGGCTGCCTTGAGGGCTTTGGAATATTTTAAAGGGCGATTGAAATAG